AGGAAAACTACGTTAAGGCCTATAACACGCAAACCAAATACAAGATGGAAAGCTTGAGCGTGTCTGAGACCGGAACGACCGCCGAGGTCAAATACCACGTCTGGATGAGCACCGCCTACGCCAGCGAGGAACCAAAAACAGGCCGCAAGGCTGAAATAAGGGTAAAGACATATTCTTTATGCACCGAACAGGTGGAAATAAACGAGACCATTCTCAAGGTTTTGGAAAGCAACTGTGTTCAGGACATCATTATTGCCAAGCCTGTATTTTTGGAATAAGAGTATCGGCACAAAAGGATTATAGAAAATATGACGTACAATCCTGAATTGTTGGATAAGGCCAAGCGCCATCCGGAAAAGCAGAAAAACCCTGACCGTCCGACTGGCCGTAAGCCGGAATGGATCCGCGTTCCCGCGCCGCAGGGCAAGCTCTACAAGGAAACCCTCGATATCGTCCGTCAGAATAAGCTGACGACCGTTTGTGAAGAGGCGGGATGCCCCAATATCGGCGAGTGCTGGCAGAAAAAGCACGCGACGTTTATGATTATGGGGGAAATCTGCACCCGCGCCTGCGCCTTCTGCAACGTGGCAACAGGCAAGCCGGAGGCACTCGACAAGCTCGAACCTTTGCGCGTGGGCGTTGCCGTCAAGCAGATGAGCCTCAGCCATGTGGTGATTACGTCCGTGGACAGGGATGATCTGGAAGATAGCGGCGCGGATCATTTCGCCAAGACCATTATGGCGATCCGCATGAAAAGTCCGGAGACGACCGTTGAAATCCTTCCCGGTGATTTTCGCGGCTGCATGGACTCTCTCGACCACGTCATCCGCGCCAAACCGGACGTCTTCAACCATAACCTTGAAACCGTTCCCAGACTTTACCCGACCATCCGCCCGGGTGCCCGCTACTTCCGTTCTTTGCGCCTCCTCCAGAGGGTCAAGGAACTTGATCCTTCGCAGTTTACCAAATCCGGCCTGATGGTCGGTTTGGGCGAAACGAAGGAGGAAGTCGCGCAGGTCATGGACGATATGCGCGCCGCCGACATTGATTTTATTACGATCGGCCAGTATCTCCAGCCAACGCCCAAACACGCACCCCTTGATCGCTTCTGGACCCCTGAGGAATTCGAGCAACTCACACGCATGGCCAAGGCCAAGGGGTTTCTGATGGTTTCAGCCTCCCCCCTCACACGCTCATCTCATCACGCGGGCGACGACTTCCTGAAGCTTAAGACGGCAAGAGAAACAAAACTCTCTGGCTCAAAAGCGGCAGAATAATCCGTAAAACGGGT
The sequence above is drawn from the Alphaproteobacteria bacterium genome and encodes:
- the lipA gene encoding lipoyl synthase, translated to MTYNPELLDKAKRHPEKQKNPDRPTGRKPEWIRVPAPQGKLYKETLDIVRQNKLTTVCEEAGCPNIGECWQKKHATFMIMGEICTRACAFCNVATGKPEALDKLEPLRVGVAVKQMSLSHVVITSVDRDDLEDSGADHFAKTIMAIRMKSPETTVEILPGDFRGCMDSLDHVIRAKPDVFNHNLETVPRLYPTIRPGARYFRSLRLLQRVKELDPSQFTKSGLMVGLGETKEEVAQVMDDMRAADIDFITIGQYLQPTPKHAPLDRFWTPEEFEQLTRMAKAKGFLMVSASPLTRSSHHAGDDFLKLKTARETKLSGSKAAE